A DNA window from Paramormyrops kingsleyae isolate MSU_618 chromosome 10, PKINGS_0.4, whole genome shotgun sequence contains the following coding sequences:
- the phf6 gene encoding PHD finger protein 6 isoform X1 has product MYQGRRSVMSGSSGPKRGAPARLRKCAFCRSNRDKECGQLLVSDNQKVAAHHKCMLFSSALVTSHSESENIGGFSVEDVKKEIKRGNKLMCSSCHRPGATIGCDVKTCRRTYHFYCALWDKAQVKENPSQGIYLVYCRKHRDATQDSSEDELAGAANDSDSSPPRGRGRGRLERGRIKVGSHSQSEDTRSTSSHGADDAESTTHRDRSPLRGSLGDSGLRCGFCHAGEDENESRGVLHVDNGKKVAAHYKCMLFSSGTVQLTTTSRAEFGNFDVKTVIQEIKRGKRMKCTLCGQLGATIGCEIKACVKTYHYHCGVEDKAKYIENMARGIYKLYCKNHSGNEERDEEDEERESRSREKADMERARSRVPPPPQVNGN; this is encoded by the exons ATGTACCAGG GACGGCGCTCGGTCATGTCTGGCTCGTCGGGGCCGAAGCGGGGCGCGCCCGCGCGGCTGCGGAAGTGTGCCTTCTGCAGGAGCAACCGGGACAAGGAATGCGGCCAGCTGCTAGTGTCGGACAACCAGAAGGTGGCGGCCCACCACAAGTGCATG CTCTTCTCTTCTGCCTTGGTTACCTCTCACTCAGAGAGCGAGAACATCGGGGGCTTTTCCGTGGAGGACGTCAAGAAGGAGATCAAGAGGGGCAACAAGCTG ATGTGTTCCTCCTGTCACCGCCCCGGGGCCACCATAGGCTGCGACGTGAAGACCTGCAGGAGAACGTACCACTTCTACTGCGCCCTGTGGGACAAGGCGCAGGTGAAGGAAAACCCATCACAGGGGATCTACCT TGTCTACTGTCGTAAGCACCGCGATGCCACACAGGACTCCAGCGAAG ACGAGCTTGCGGGTGCTGCCAACGACTCGGACTCGTCTCCCCCACGGGGCCGGGGCCGGGGGCGGTTAGAGAGGGGGCGGATCAAGGTGGGCAGCCACAGCCAATCGGAAGACACCCGCTCGACCTCGTCGCACGGCGCAGACGACGCAGAGAGCACCACGCAC CGAGACCGCTCCCCCCTGCGCGGCAGCCTCGGTGACTCCGGCCTGCGCTGCGGATTCTGCCATGCCGGCGAGGACGAGAACGAGAGTCGTGGCGTGTTGCACGTGGACAACGGCAAGAAGGTGGCGGCGCATTACAAGTGCATG TTGTTTTCCTCTGGGACCGTCCAGCTTACCACCACCTCGCGTGCTGAATTTGGGAACTTCGACGTCAAGACGGTCATCCAGGAGATCAAGAGGGGGAAGAGAATG AAATGCACCCTGTGCGGCCAGCTGGGGGCCACCATTGGATGTGAGATTAAGGCCTGCGTGAAGACCTACCACTACCACTGCGGCGTAGAGGACAAGGCCAAGTATATAGAGAACATGGCCAGGGGCATCTACAA GCTGTACTGCAAGAATCACAGCGGCAACGAGGAGCGGGACGAAGAAGACGAGGAGAGGGAGTCCCGCAGCCGAGAGAAGGCTGACATGGAGCGGGCTCGCAGCCGGGTCCCGCCCCCACCGCAGGTCAACGGCAACTAG
- the phf6 gene encoding PHD finger protein 6 isoform X2 — translation MSGSSGPKRGAPARLRKCAFCRSNRDKECGQLLVSDNQKVAAHHKCMLFSSALVTSHSESENIGGFSVEDVKKEIKRGNKLMCSSCHRPGATIGCDVKTCRRTYHFYCALWDKAQVKENPSQGIYLVYCRKHRDATQDSSEDELAGAANDSDSSPPRGRGRGRLERGRIKVGSHSQSEDTRSTSSHGADDAESTTHRDRSPLRGSLGDSGLRCGFCHAGEDENESRGVLHVDNGKKVAAHYKCMLFSSGTVQLTTTSRAEFGNFDVKTVIQEIKRGKRMKCTLCGQLGATIGCEIKACVKTYHYHCGVEDKAKYIENMARGIYKLYCKNHSGNEERDEEDEERESRSREKADMERARSRVPPPPQVNGN, via the exons ATGTCTGGCTCGTCGGGGCCGAAGCGGGGCGCGCCCGCGCGGCTGCGGAAGTGTGCCTTCTGCAGGAGCAACCGGGACAAGGAATGCGGCCAGCTGCTAGTGTCGGACAACCAGAAGGTGGCGGCCCACCACAAGTGCATG CTCTTCTCTTCTGCCTTGGTTACCTCTCACTCAGAGAGCGAGAACATCGGGGGCTTTTCCGTGGAGGACGTCAAGAAGGAGATCAAGAGGGGCAACAAGCTG ATGTGTTCCTCCTGTCACCGCCCCGGGGCCACCATAGGCTGCGACGTGAAGACCTGCAGGAGAACGTACCACTTCTACTGCGCCCTGTGGGACAAGGCGCAGGTGAAGGAAAACCCATCACAGGGGATCTACCT TGTCTACTGTCGTAAGCACCGCGATGCCACACAGGACTCCAGCGAAG ACGAGCTTGCGGGTGCTGCCAACGACTCGGACTCGTCTCCCCCACGGGGCCGGGGCCGGGGGCGGTTAGAGAGGGGGCGGATCAAGGTGGGCAGCCACAGCCAATCGGAAGACACCCGCTCGACCTCGTCGCACGGCGCAGACGACGCAGAGAGCACCACGCAC CGAGACCGCTCCCCCCTGCGCGGCAGCCTCGGTGACTCCGGCCTGCGCTGCGGATTCTGCCATGCCGGCGAGGACGAGAACGAGAGTCGTGGCGTGTTGCACGTGGACAACGGCAAGAAGGTGGCGGCGCATTACAAGTGCATG TTGTTTTCCTCTGGGACCGTCCAGCTTACCACCACCTCGCGTGCTGAATTTGGGAACTTCGACGTCAAGACGGTCATCCAGGAGATCAAGAGGGGGAAGAGAATG AAATGCACCCTGTGCGGCCAGCTGGGGGCCACCATTGGATGTGAGATTAAGGCCTGCGTGAAGACCTACCACTACCACTGCGGCGTAGAGGACAAGGCCAAGTATATAGAGAACATGGCCAGGGGCATCTACAA GCTGTACTGCAAGAATCACAGCGGCAACGAGGAGCGGGACGAAGAAGACGAGGAGAGGGAGTCCCGCAGCCGAGAGAAGGCTGACATGGAGCGGGCTCGCAGCCGGGTCCCGCCCCCACCGCAGGTCAACGGCAACTAG
- the hprt1 gene encoding hypoxanthine-guanine phosphoribosyltransferase isoform X1 codes for MATDSPCIVIGDEERGYDLDLFCIPKHYASDLERVYIPHGLILDRTERLARDIMRDMGGHHIVALCVLKGGYKFFADLLDYIKALNRNSDRSIPMTVDFIRLKSYCNDQSTGEIKVIGGDDLSTLTGKNVLIVEDIIDTGKTMKTLLQLLKQYNPKMVKVVSLLVKRTERSVGYRPDFIGFEVPDIFVVGYALDYNEYFRDLNHICVISEKGKEKYKE; via the exons ATGGCGACGGACAGTCCCTGCATCGTG ATCGGAGACGAAGAGCGGGGCTACGACCTGGACCTCTTCTGCATCCCCAAGCACTATGCCAGCGACCTGGAGCGTGTCTACATCCCACACGGCCTCATCCTGGACAG GACTGAGCGCCTGGCACGGGACATCATGCGTGACATGGGGGGGCACCACATCGTGGCTCTTTGTGTCCTGAAGGGGGGCTACAAGTTCTTTGCCGACTTGCTGGACTACATCAAGGCCCTGAACCGCAACAGCGACCGCTCCATCCCCATGACGGTGGACTTCATCCGGCTCAAGAGTTACTGC AATGACCAATCCACAGGGGAAATCAAGGTCATCGGCGGGGACGACCTGTCCACACTCACAGGAAAG AACGTCTTGATAGTGGAG GACATCATTGACACAGGAAAGACCATGAAGACCCTGTTGCAGCTCCTCAAACAGTACAATCCGAAAATGGTCAAAGTGGTCAG CCTGTTGGTGAAGCGGACAGAGAGGAGCGTGGGCTACCGGCCGGACT TTATAGGATTTGAGGTACCGGACATATTTGTGGTGGGGTACGCGTTAGACTACAATGAGTACTTCAGAGATTTAAAT CACATCTGTGTCATCAGCGAGAAGGGGAAGGAGAAGTACAAAGAGTGA
- the hprt1 gene encoding hypoxanthine-guanine phosphoribosyltransferase isoform X2, with translation MATDSPCIVIGDEERGYDLDLFCIPKHYASDLERVYIPHGLILDRTERLARDIMRDMGGHHIVALCVLKGGYKFFADLLDYIKALNRNSDRSIPMTVDFIRLKSYCNDQSTGEIKVIGGDDLSTLTGKDIIDTGKTMKTLLQLLKQYNPKMVKVVSLLVKRTERSVGYRPDFIGFEVPDIFVVGYALDYNEYFRDLNHICVISEKGKEKYKE, from the exons ATGGCGACGGACAGTCCCTGCATCGTG ATCGGAGACGAAGAGCGGGGCTACGACCTGGACCTCTTCTGCATCCCCAAGCACTATGCCAGCGACCTGGAGCGTGTCTACATCCCACACGGCCTCATCCTGGACAG GACTGAGCGCCTGGCACGGGACATCATGCGTGACATGGGGGGGCACCACATCGTGGCTCTTTGTGTCCTGAAGGGGGGCTACAAGTTCTTTGCCGACTTGCTGGACTACATCAAGGCCCTGAACCGCAACAGCGACCGCTCCATCCCCATGACGGTGGACTTCATCCGGCTCAAGAGTTACTGC AATGACCAATCCACAGGGGAAATCAAGGTCATCGGCGGGGACGACCTGTCCACACTCACAGGAAAG GACATCATTGACACAGGAAAGACCATGAAGACCCTGTTGCAGCTCCTCAAACAGTACAATCCGAAAATGGTCAAAGTGGTCAG CCTGTTGGTGAAGCGGACAGAGAGGAGCGTGGGCTACCGGCCGGACT TTATAGGATTTGAGGTACCGGACATATTTGTGGTGGGGTACGCGTTAGACTACAATGAGTACTTCAGAGATTTAAAT CACATCTGTGTCATCAGCGAGAAGGGGAAGGAGAAGTACAAAGAGTGA